The sequence below is a genomic window from Desulfobulbaceae bacterium DB1.
CTGTCTTTTTGTCCCTTACCGTCATGGATGGTAAGGACACCGAAGTCAAAATTGAAATTCTGTACTCGAAGGTTCATGCATTCCGAAAGTCGTAAGCCGCAACCGTAAAGCAGTTTGATGACCAGAGCGTAAGGATGCTCGGCATTAGCGACGATTCTGTCAATTTCCTCCCGAGATAAGACAACGGGGATGTACGGTTTACGCTTGGCCCGGACGATGCCTTCAACTTTTGGAAACTCTTTTTCGAGGACATGCCGAAATAGAAATAAAAGGGTTCGGCTCTCAAGTCCCCAAATTGCCGGAATGTCCACCTTGTTATTCACGCAACGTAAAAAATGAGAGACAAACCGTTTTGAGAGGAATTGTTTTATACCTACAAGCCTTGTCTCTCAAATTATCAAAAAAATGATAGTCAACCCATTTTGTTGTGAATTTTTTCGCGCCTACCCGCTTTGTCTCTCGGAAAAACAAAAATATTGACCCGTAACCCTGTTGTGATTAAAGTGTTTAAAAATATTAACCACAACAGACAAGAGAGGTAAAAATATGGATCTCAATTTTGAAAACGCTGTCAACTATCATTATGACAAATTTCCTCCGCAAAACTTGGATTATGGTCAATTCGTAGAGCCACTAATAAAAGCAACTGATGCTGTAGCTCGTTATGACCAAATGTTAAAAAATATGCATAATAGCGAAATATTGCTCGCTCCTTTGCGTAATCAAGAAGCTGTAATCTCCTCAAGAATGGAAGGCACAATAAGTACCATGGATGAAATTCTTAAATATGAGGCTGACTATGATACTGAAACCGGGAATACAGTAGGTGTAAGGTCAGAAGTTATCGAAACAATTCTCTATCAAAGAGCTTTGATAGCAACACAAAAAGCGATGGAGGATGGCTATCCATTGTCCCAATCACTGGTAAAAGGTATTCATCAACGACTGTTATCGTTTGGGCGAGGCGCTACAAAATCTCCAGGTGAGTTAAAGAATGAACAAAATTATTTAGCAGATAAATTAAAGAAAGAAATATTGTTTGTCCCGATTTCTCCAGAAAAACTACAGGAAGGATTAGATAAATTATTTCAATATATAGATCAAAGCACGCATCCATCGTTAATAAAAACTGGTATTACTCATATTGAATTCGAGGCACTACATCCGTTTAAAGATGGTAATGGGAGAATTGGTCGAATGCTGATCACCTTAATGCTCTGGGCTTCTGGAACAATATCTGCGCCTCATTTTTATATAAGTGGATACCTGGAAGACAATAAAGACATTTATATTGATACAATGAAAAGAGTGTCAGCGTATGGCGAGTGGGAAAATTGGTGCTCTTTTTTTCTAAAAGCCGTTGAACAGCAGGCTATTAAGAATCTGGCCATTGCTGAAAATATACGATCTCTTTACGAAGAAATGAAAACTATTTTTTCAGATGCCCTTTCTTCCAAATGGAGTGTTAATGCATTGGATTTTGTGTTTACAAATCCAGTATTTAGAAACAACAAATTTACAACGCATAGTGGCATCCCTGCCGCAAGTGCCGCAAGATTCACAAGAGTATTATTGGAGAAG
It includes:
- a CDS encoding cell filamentation protein Fic; translation: MDLNFENAVNYHYDKFPPQNLDYGQFVEPLIKATDAVARYDQMLKNMHNSEILLAPLRNQEAVISSRMEGTISTMDEILKYEADYDTETGNTVGVRSEVIETILYQRALIATQKAMEDGYPLSQSLVKGIHQRLLSFGRGATKSPGELKNEQNYLADKLKKEILFVPISPEKLQEGLDKLFQYIDQSTHPSLIKTGITHIEFEALHPFKDGNGRIGRMLITLMLWASGTISAPHFYISGYLEDNKDIYIDTMKRVSAYGEWENWCSFFLKAVEQQAIKNLAIAENIRSLYEEMKTIFSDALSSKWSVNALDFVFTNPVFRNNKFTTHSGIPAASAARFTRVLLEKSLLRTIEEASGRRPALYSFEPLMKLVRV